A window of the Sardina pilchardus chromosome 21, fSarPil1.1, whole genome shotgun sequence genome harbors these coding sequences:
- the LOC134069427 gene encoding protocadherin alpha-8-like — translation MTDAGQRHSGQLWRIALCVSLLLCFGERVSAQIRYSVQEEAKEGTIVGNIAKDLGLDVSTLVERRFRVVSGSKDALFQVNQNNGVLYVEKKIDREMLCDGNDACIVNLKIAVENPLEIHYVGIEITDINDHPPTFTDKEKRIEIAEATLPGARFQLQSAHDPDLGANGVRLYKLSQNEHFDLEIRDRGEDKLPFLVLQKPLDRERKAQHHLILTATDGGSPPRSGKLNITVFVLDSNDNRPVFSKDVYSATLDENVKVGTTAVRVHASDLDEGPNGDVMYTFGSDVNSRILDIFSLDSKTGDIVVKGEIDFEKAAVYKLDVQASDSGQPPMSTDCRVIIKIQDANDNTPEIELTSLSNVVSEDSKPGTVISLISVTDADSGLNGKVQCTISENVPFELKPSIQDNMYSLVTKARLDRESQSHYDITITATDFGQPPLSAIKTLSFGISDVNDNSPTFPQNPFELYLVENNAAGASIFSVSAFDKDLNENAEIKYHILRGDGAQTDMASFLNINPDNGHIHALKSFDYETMKKFKFQVLATDSGTPPLTCNATVNVFILDQNDNPPVILSPVSANGSAEGVEEIPRNVNAGHLVTKVRAYDADTGYNGWLLFSLHEVTDHTLFGLDRYTGQIRTLRVFTETDEAEHKLVIIVKDNGNVSLSATATVVIKVVEPKEAFAASDLTSVVTDEEDNVTFYLTITLGSVSVLFIISIVILIAMQCSKTTDYSSKYLQDTNYDGTLCHSIQYRSGDKRYMLVGPRMSIGSTIVPGSNGNTLVVPDRRSRASGEDFARFLNPECPHCRGKTF, via the exons ATGACAGACGCCGGACAAAGACACAGCGGGCAGTTGTGGAGGATTGCTTTATGTGTCTCGCTGCTGCTGTGTTTCGGAGAGCGGGTTTCTGCACAAATAAGGTATTCCGTTCAAGAGGAGGCAAAGGAGGGAACTATTGTTGGAAACATTGCTAAGGATTTAGGTCTAGATGTGAGTACTCTAGTCGAGCGACGATTTCGAGTCGTTTCTGGATCTAAGGACGCTCTTTTCCAGGTTAATCAGAACAATGGCGTGCTGTATGTTGAAAAGAAAATCGACAGGGAGATGTTATGTGATGGCAATGACGCATGCATAGTGAATTTGAAAATAGCTGTGGAAAACCCTTTAGAGATACATTACGTTGGCATAGAAATAACTGATATAAACGACCATCCTCCCACTTTCACTGATAAAGAGAAACGGATTGAAATTGCAGAAGCAACACTTCCTGGTGCTCGCTTCCAACTCCAATCAGCGCATGATCCTGATTTAGGAGCAAATGGTGTTCGCCTGTATAAATTAAGTCAAAACGAGCATTTTGATTTAGAAATAAGAGATAGAGGGGAGGACAAACTCCCTTTCTTAGTACTCCAGAAACCACTCGATAGGGAGCGCAAAGCTCAGCATCATTTAATTCTGACCGCCACCGACGGAGGCAGTCCACCCAGATCAGGAAAACTGAACATTACAGTTTTTGTTCTTGAcagcaatgacaacagacctgttTTTAGCAAGGATGTATACTCTGCAACATTAGATGAAAACGTAAAGGTGGGGACAACTGCAGTGCGGGTACATGCTTCTGATTTAGATGAAGGCCCAAATGGGGATGTGATGTACACGTTTGGGAGTGATGTTAACTCTAGAATCTTAGACATATTTAGTCTCGATAGCAAAACTGGGGATATTGTGGTTAAAGGGGAGATAGATTTTGAGAAAGCTGCAGTTTACAAGTTGGATGTGCAGGCATCCGATAGTGGACAGCCGCCTATGTCCACTGACTGCAGGGTCATTATAAAGATTCAGGATGCTAACGACAACACGCCAGAAATTGAGCTCACATCTTTGTCCAACGTGGTTTCTGAGGACAGCAAACCTGGCACAGTCATATCCCTCATTAGTGTGACCGATGCAGATTCCGGTCTAAACGGCAAAGTGCAGTGTACAATATCAGAGAATGTACCGTTCGAGTTGAAACCCTCAATCCAAGATAACATGTATTCACTTGTGACAAAGGCACGTTTAGATCGGGAAAGCCAATCCCATTACGACATCACAATAACAGCAACTGACTTTGGCCAGCCACCTCTGTCTGCAATTAAAACCTTAAGCTTTGGCATATCAGATGTAAATGATAACAGTCCAACATTTCCTCAAAATCCCTTTGAGTTGTATTTAGTCGAAAATAATGCAGCAGGTGCATCTATATTTTCAGTAAGCGCATTTGATAAAGATCtaaatgaaaatgcagaaattaaGTATCACATTCTAAGAGGAGATGGAGCACAGACCGACATGGCTTCTTTTCTCAATATCAACCCTGATAACGGCCACATACATGCACTCAAAAGTTTCGACTATGAAACAATgaaaaagtttaaatttcaagtGCTGGCCACAGACTCTGGCACGCCGCCCCTCACCTGCAACGCCACAGTAAACGTGTTTATTCTGGATCAGAACGACAATCCTCCCGTTATCTTGTCCCCAGTCAGTGCTAACGGATCAGCTGAAGGTGTGGAGGAGATTCCGCGTAATGTGAACGCAGGACATTTAGTTACCAAAGTCAGGGCATATGACGCGGATACTGGATACAACGGCTGGTTATTATTTTCTCTCCATGAAGTTACGGATCATACTTTATTCGGTTTGGATCGTTATACGGGACAGATAAGGACTCTTCGTGTATTCACAGAAACAGATGAGGCCGAGCACAAATTAGTTATCATTGTAAAAGACAACGGAAACGTTTCTCTTTCTGCTACTGCCACAGTCGTCATTAAAGTCGTGGAGCCTAAAGAAGCCTTTGCAGCGTCTGATTTGACAAGTGTTGTTACAGACGAAGAAGACAACGTTACATTTTACTTGACCATCACTCTAGGATCTGTTTCAGTGCTTTTCATAATCAGCATAGTCATACTGATAGCGATGCAGTGTTCCAAAACTACAGACTATTCCTCCAAATATTTACAAGACACGAACTATGATGGAACTCTGTGCCACAGCATCCAGTACAGATCTGGTGATAAAAGATACATGCTGGTTGGGCCCAGAATGAGTATCGGTTCTACTATAGTTCCTGGCAGCAATGGAAATACTCTGGTTGTACCTGATCGCAGGAGTAGAGCATCTGGAGAG gactttgcCAGGTTTCTGAACCCAGAATGTCCACATTGTAGGGGAAAAACCTTCTAA
- the LOC134069428 gene encoding protocadherin alpha-8-like — translation MVHLSFLLCIGELVSAQIRYSIPEERKEGSVVGHIAKDLGLDIRALVERKLRIVSGTKDSLFQVNQNNGDLYVNTNIDREDICDGSGVCLINLKIVVENPLEIHYVAVEITDVNDHSPSFPEKEKRLEIAENRLPGARFQLQAARDPDIGINTVQSYKLSQNEHFELQVRERGKDKFPYLVLLKHLDRETKAEHSLSLTAYDGGTPPRSGILNVTITVLDTNDNPPVCSQELYTVTIPENVELGTVILRVQATDNDEGANGALEYAMGTDLDPNLYDIFDLDSITGEIRVKGAIDFEITDLYKLDIQAIDNGQPPLNVECGVIIKILDVNDNTPEIEVTSLFTEVSEDAKLGTVISLISIIDKDSGINGKVLCSLSGDVPFELKPSIQDNMFSLVTKQKLDRELVFYYDITITAFDFGQPPLSTFKTLSIQISDVNDNSPEFPQNPLELYMFENNVPGAFIFSVSATDKDLNENAAISYQISRGAHSEMASFLNINSENGKISALKSFDFETVKAFQFDVIAKDSGIPPLSSNVTVKVFILDQNDNSPVILSPVSANGSAEGIEEIPRNVNPGYLVTKVRAYDADIGYNGWLLFSIHEVADHTLFGLDRYTGQIRMLRSFAETDEAQNKLILVVKDNGNVSLSATATVIIKAVEPMEAFAASDVQSDQNAEDDSSVAFYLMITLGAVSVLFVVSIAVLIAMQCSKTSDYSSKYLQDTNYDGTLCHSIQYRSGDKRYMLVGPRMSIGSTIVPGSNGNTLVVPDRRSRASGEVSENIYVMYI, via the coding sequence ATGGTGCATCTTTCTTTCCTGTTATGCATCGGGGAGCTGGTTTCAGCTCAAATACGATACTCTAttccagaggagaggaaagagggatcTGTCGTTGGACATATAGCAAAGGATCTGGGTTTAGACATCCGTGCTTTGGTGGAGAGGAAACTGCGTATCGTTTCTGGTACTAAGGACTCCCTATTCCAGGTAAATCAGAACAATGGCGACTTGTATGTCAACACGAATATTGATAGAGAAGACATCTGCGATGGCTCCGGTGTTTGTTTGATAAATCTCAAAATTGTCGTTGAAAACCCTTTAGAGATACATTATGTTGCAGTTGAAATCACGGATGTAAACGACCATTCTCCCAGCTTCCCCGAGAAGGAGAAACGACTCGAGATAGCTGAGAACAGACTGCCAGGAGCTCGGTTTCAGCTGCAAGCAGCACGCGACCCAGACATCGGAATAAATACGGTGCAGTCATATAAATTAAGTCAAAACGAGCATTTTGAGCTACAAGTtcgagagaggggaaaagataaATTTCCATATTTAGTTTTACTAAAACACCTCGACAGAGAAACTAAAGCCGAACACAGTCTGTCTTTAACGGCGTATGATGGGGGGACTCCCCCTAGATCAGGGATTCTAAATGTAACAATAACTGTTCTTGACACAAATGACAATCCACCCGTATGCAGTCAAGAACTTTATACAGTCACCATACCAGAGAATGTGGAATTGGGAACAGTTATATTAAGAGTTCAGGCGACAGATAATGACGAGGGCGCAAATGGCGCACTAGAGTATGCGATGGGCACAGATCTCGATCCAAATTTGTACGATATATTTGATTTAGACAGCATTACCGGTGAGATAAGAGTAAAAGGTGCAATTGATTTTGAAATTACTGACCTGTATAAACTAGATATTCAGGCCATTGACAATGGCCAGCCGCCTTTGAATGTCGAATGTGGAGTTATCATTAAAATATTAGATGTTAACGATAATACACCTGAAATCGAAGTAACATCTCTTTTCACCGAAGTATCTGAAGATGCAAAACTTGGTACAGTTATTTCACTTATTAGCATAATAGATAAAGACTCGGGCATTAACGGTAAAGTGTTATGTAGTCTGTCTGGTGATGTGCCATTTGAGCTGAAACCATCGATTCAAGATAATATGTTTTCCCTTGTTACGAAACAGAAGCTTGATAGAGAGCTTGTGTtttattatgacatcacaataacaGCGTTCGACTTTGGCCAGCCACcactttcaacattcaaaacgtTGAGCATCCAGATATCGGACGTGAATGACAACAGCCCAGAGTTTCCCCAGAATCCACTTGAGCTTTACATGTTTGAAAACAACGTTCCAGGTGCGTTTATCTTCTCCGTCAGTGCGACTGACAAAGACTTAAATGAAAATGCGGCTATTTCTTATCAGATTTCTCGCGGGGCTCATAGCGAAATGGCATCATTTCTCAATATCAACTCAGAAAATGGGAAAATCAGTGCGCTTAAAAGTTTTGACTTTGAAACTGTAAAAGCTTTCCAATTCGACGTAATAGCAAAGGACTCTGGGATCCCACCTTTAAGTAGTAATGTAACTGTAAAAGTATTCATTCTGGATCAGAATGATAACTCTCCCGTCATCTTATCTCCAGTAAGCGCAAACGGCTCAGCTGAGGGCATTGAGGAGATTCCGCGCAATGTCAACCCAGGGTATTTGGTCACTAAAGTGAGGGCGTACGACGCAGATATTGGGTACAACGGGTGGCTGCTGTTTTCTATACACGAAGTTGCTGATCATACTCTCTTTGGGTTGGACCGTTACACTGGACAGATAAGAATGCTTCGGTCATTTGCCGAAACTGACGAAGCTCAGAACAAACTGATTTTAGTTGTCAAAGACAATGGCAACGTTTCATTATCAGCCACAGCAACTGTGATCATCAAAGCAGTGGAACCCATGGAGGCATTCGCAGCCTCGGATGTTCAAAGTGATCAGAACGCAGAGGACGACAGTAGCGTTGCTTTTTACCTGATGATAACTTTGGGAGCGGTTTCCGTACTTTTTGTGGTTAGCATCGCCGTTTTGATTGCCATGCAATGTTCCAAAACATCAGATTATTCATCAAAGTATTTACAAGACACGAACTATGATGGAACTCTGTGCCACAGCATCCAGTACAGATCTGGTGATAAAAGATACATGCTGGTTGGGCCCAGAATGAGTATCGGCTCCACTATAGTTCCTGGCAGCAATGGGAATACTCTGGTTGTACCTGATCGCAGGAGTAGAGCATCTGGAGAGGTAAGCGAAAACATTTATGTGATGTACATTTAA
- the LOC134069429 gene encoding protocadherin alpha-11-like: MARDSVRKRLLGSTLHFACLFFLWRGIAAQIRYTIHEELKVGTTVGNIAKDLGFDSATLPGRNLRIVTGTKQELFQVNQRDGALFVSDRIDREELCVKTSPCLVTLKAVIENPLEMHQINVEITDVNDNPPSFTEENYHLEILESVTTGTRFQLEGAHDPDIGINELQSYKLSQNQYFRLETDEFGEEGKTPFLILQKQLDREHTGSIHLLLTALDGGKPQKSGTLNISIIVLDVNDNTPVCNKSKYIVSVKENAPEGTFLVRVDASDADAGVNGEISFSLRSKFRNGASDLFSLDNKTGELRIKSGLDFEEKQVYDLKILASDKGAWPLSTHCNVVVKVEDVNDNQPEIDVTSLSSRIPEDAPPGTVVGLIGVTDLDSGMNGQVVCSVPLDVPFDLKQSSDGHFYSLITKEHLDKESKATYSIEISAKDLGTPPLVTTKTIQVDIEDVNDNSPLFSQSPYTFYLPENNKPGMSIFTVRANDRDDGDNARVSYSLDRKSPAHGVTSFLNINEDNGTIYALKSFDFETVKIFQFHVIAKDAGTPPLSSNVTVNVFILDQNDNLPAILSPVSANGSAEGVEEIPRNVNAGHLVSKVRAYDADVGYNGWLLFSLLEVSDHTLFGLDRYTGQIRTLRPFTETDDARHKLVIIVKDNGNISLSATATVIVNLVEPKEAFAASDVKSATNNDEENNMTFYLIITLASVSVLFLISIIVLMVMQCSKPTDYSSKYLQDTNYDGTLCHSIQYRSGDKRYMLVGPRMSIGSTIVPGSNRNTLVIPDRRRRASEEDAYAE; this comes from the exons ATGGCGAGGGATAGTGTTCGAAAGAGATTACTCGGAAGTACCCTTCATTTCGCCTGTTTGTTCTTTCTCTGGAGAGGAATCGCGGCGCAGATACGCTACACCATCCATGAGGAATTAAAGGTCGGAACTACGGTTGGGAATATTGCTAAGGATCTGGGATTTGACTCCGCAACATTACCTGGTCGCAACCTACGCATAGTGACAGGGACCAAACAGGAGCTGTTTCAGGTAAACCAGAGAGACGGTGCTTTGTTCGTCAGTGACaggatagacagagaggagtTATGTGTCAAAACGAGCCCGTGTTTAGTTACTCTCAAAGCTGTAATCGAGAACCCATTAGAGATGCATCAGATTAATGTGGAAATAACGGACGTGAATGACAACCCCCCGTCTTTTACAGAGGAAAATTATCATTTAGAAATACTGGAATCTGTTACAACTGGGACACGATTCCAGCTGGAGGGGGCACACGATCCTGACATAGGTATAAACGAACTGCAGTCTTACAAACTCAGCCAAAACCAGTATTTTCGTTTAGAAACAGATGAGTTCGGAGAAGAAGGCAAAACTCCCTTTTTAATCTTACAAAAACAACTCGATAGAGAGCACACAGGAAGCATACATTTATTACTGACAGCCTTAGATGGTGGTAAACCCCAAAAGTCGGGAACTCTAAATATCAGTATTATTGTATTAGACGTTAATGACAACACACCTGTATGTAATAAATCTAAATACATAGTCAGCGTCAAAGAGAATGCACCAGAGGGCACATTTCTAGTGCGAGTTGACGCTTCTGATGCAGACGCGGGGGTCAACGGCGAAATATCGTTTTCATTACGAAGCAAATTTAGGAATGGCGCGTCTGACCTCTTTAGTCTGGACAATAAAACTGGTGAATTGCGAATAAAAAGCGGTCTCGATTTTGAAGAGAAACAAGTGTATGATCTTAAAATACTGGCTTCGGACAAAGGAGCTTGGCCACTATCCACACACTGTAATGTCGTAGTTAAAGTGGAGGATGTGAACGATAACCAACCAGAGATCGATGTCACCTCTCTCTCAAGCCGTATACCAGAGGACGCGCCACCAGGTACGGTAGTTGGACTGATAGGAGTAACAGATCTAGACTCTGGCATGAATGGCCAGGTAGTTTGTTCCGTACCTCTAGACGTACCATTCGATCTGAAGCAGTCCTCAGATGGCCATTTCTACTCCCTTATAACTAAAGAGCACCTAGACAAAGAATCAAAGGCAACATATAGCATTGAAATATCAGCCAAGGATTTAGGAACACCCCCTTTAGTCACCACTAAGACCATTCAAGTTGACATAGAGGATGTGAACGACAACAGTCCTTTATTCAGTCAAAGCCCGTACACATTTTACTTGCCTGAGAATAATAAACCAGGCATGTCTATTTTCACCGTCCGTGCAAATGACAGAGATGACGGAGATAATGCTCGTGTGTCATATTCACTGGATAGAAAAAGCCCAGCACACGGTGTGACATCTTTCCTAAATATCAATGAAGACAATGGAACTATCTATGCATTGAAAAGCTTTGATTTTGAGACAGTTAAAATATTCCAGTTTCACGTCATTGCCAAAGACGCAGGCACTCCACCTCTGAGCAGCAACGTGactgtaaatgtttttattttggacCAGAACGACAACTTGCCTGCGATTCTCTCCCCGGTAAGCGCAAACGGTTCCGCCGAGGGAGTGGAAGAAATACCCCGCAACGTGAACGCAGGACATCTAGTGTCTAAAGTTAGGGCCTATGATGCTGATGTAGGATACAACGGCTGGTTACTCTTTTCACTTTTGGAAGTTAGTGACCACACTCTCTTTGGCTTGGACCGCTATACAGGACAGATACGAACTCTGCGTCCATTCACAGAGACTGACGATGCTCGGCACAAACTCGTTATAATAGTAAAAGACAATGGGAACATTTCACTCTCAGCTACAGCAACTGTGATTGTTAACTTGGTAGAGCCCAAAGAGGCTTTTGCAGCATCCGATGTTAAAAGCGCGACAAACAACGACGAAGAAAACAACATGACTTTCTATTTAATCATAACTTTAGCATCAGTTTCTGTTCTTTTTCTCATTAGTATTATCGTACTGATGGTTATGCAGTGCTCAAAACCCACTGACTATTCCTCAAAGTATTTACAAGATACAAACTATGATGGAACTCTGTGCCACAGCATCCAGTACAGATCTGGTGATAAAAGATACATGCTGGTCGGACCCAGGATGAGTATTGGATCTACTATAGTTCCTGGCAGCAATCGGAATACACTTGTCATACCAGATCGAAGGAGACGAGCTTCTGAAGAG GACGCGTACGCGGAGTAG
- the LOC134069430 gene encoding protocadherin alpha-C2-like: MESLIRGSLWIRYVAVFICLYVSLRRTSAVTHYSIPEEMEVGSVVANLATDLGLDVKSLTKRKVRLDVIANRKYVDVNRETGELYILERIDREILCPVKMTTSNCFLKLDATIENPIRMFNIELEITDINDNAPHFRRDTMHLDISESTPTGERFSLNNAVDPDFGTNSINTYRLSESEHFTIEIQTGRDSSKFADLILTKPLDREKTAMYNLILTALDGGVPTRSGTASIIVRVLDTNDNAPQFDKDSYTINISENAPIGSLVVKLNATDLDEGSNSEVEYSFSLYTSEKTQETFGLNPTNGEIRVKSMINYEDFKIYDMEVIAKDKGTNTLSSQCKLTILVTDMNDNHPEISIKSFQSPIKEDVDVDTVIAVVSVGDKDSGENGIVDIHISDKLPFSLKKSADNYYELVVSKPLDRETVPEYDITFTVTDRGSPPLFDNETITLELLDVNDNVPLFPKSFCTIQVMENNAPGALLSSLTAFDPDLHENQYLVYFILEKEIANTSMSMLFSINPENGNLYALKTFDYEIEKEFLFHIEARDSGVPPLSSNVTVHIIIMDQNDNTPIIVSPWRAHGSVVEEKIPRSTDKGSLVSKVIAIDTDSVLNSRITYQFLQNTDATLFSLDQYNGEIRTMRMFSYRDARHQRLVVIAKDNGEPGLSATVTIKLSTVETALKSYSDLTEVPLEYDIFLDLNLYLVIGLGSVSFLLLITILVTIVLKCQKPKHSKAAPPSRNSVASDRNSAFADSTLVSNDAYWYSMFLAETRKGKLVVRQPVPKGSRYVVSSLPRSTGLSEPTDSAASTLQYSK, translated from the exons ATGGAATCACTTATTCGAGGCTCGCTCTGGATAAGGTATGTCGCggtatttatctgtctgtatgtcagCCTGAGAAGAACATCTGCCGTCACCCACTACTCCATACCAGAAGAAATGGAGGTAGGGTCGGTGGTGGCCAACCTGGCGACAGATCTAGGGCTAGATGTTAAGTCTTTAACGAAACGTAAGGTGCGGTTAGACGTTATCGCCAACAGGAAATATGTGGACGTGAACAGAGAGACTGGCGAACTATATATTTTGGAAAGGATTGATCGAGAGATTCTGTGTCCTGTTAAAATGACGACTTCGAACTGTTTTCTTAAACTGGATGCAACCATCGAGAATCCCATACGAATGTTCAACATCGAATTAGAAATAACTGACATTAATGACAATGCACCCCACTTCCGTAGAGACACCATGCATTTAGATATTTCTGAGTCTACTCCGACAGGCGAGAGGTTTTCTCTTAACAATGCTGTTGATCCTGATTTCGGCACAAATTCAATTAACACATACCGTTTAAGTGAGAGCGAACATTTCACTATTGAGATACAAACAGGAAGAGATAGTTCAAAATTTGCCGACTTGATTCTGACAAAACCCTTGGACAGAGAAAAGACCGCAATGTATAATCTGATACTCACAGCTTTAGATGGCGGAGTCCCCACGCGCTCTGGCACAGCAAGTATCATTGTTCGTGTGTTAGACACAAATGACAATGCACCTCAGTTCGACAAAGACAGCTACACCATAAACATATCAGAAAATGCGCCTATTGGTAGCCTTGTGGTTAAATTAAATGCAACAGATTTAGATGAAGGTTCCAACTCAGAGGTTGAATACTCGTTCAGTCTGTATACATCAGAAAAGACTCAGGAAACATTTGGCTTAAATCCCACTAATGGCGAAATTCGTGTGAAATCCATGATCAATTATGAAGATTTCAAAATCTATGACATGGAGGTTATAGCCAAGGATAAAGGCACTAATACCctgtccagccaatgtaaattAACCATCTTGGTGACCGATATGAATGACAATCATCCAGAAATATCTATAAAGTCCTTCCAGAGTCCAATTAAGGAAGATGTAGATGTAGACACTGTTATTGCAGTGGTTAGTGTCGGTGATAAAGACTCAGGAGAAAATGGCATTGTGGACATTCACATTTCTGACAAGCTACCATTTTCACTGAAAAAGTCAGCTGATAACTACTATGAGCTTGTGGTTTCTAAACCATTAGACCGGGAAACAGTGCCAGAGTATGATATAACATTTACAGTTACTGATAGGGGCTCCCCACCATTGTTCGATAATGAAACCATAACGCTAGAGTTGTTAGACGTGAATGACAACGTCCCGCTATTCCCCAAGTCATTCTGCACTATTCAAGTTATGGAGAACAACGCACCTGGGGCGCTGCTAAGTTCACTGACAGCGTTTGATCCAGACCTCCACGAAAACCAGTACTTAGTGTATTTTATCTTAGAAAAGGAAATTGCGAACACGTCCATGTCCATGCTGTTCTCCATCAACCCAGAAAATGGCAACCTTTACGCGCTGAAAACCTTTGACTacgagatagagaaagagtttCTTTTCCACATTGAAGCAAGGGATTCCGGTGTCCCTCCCCTCAGTAGTAACGTTACAGTTCATATTATTATAATGGACCAGAACGACAACACACCTATTATTGTGTCTCCGTGGCGCGCGCACGGCTCCGTGGTTGAGGAAAAGATTCCAAGATCCACAGACAAAGGATCTCTGGTGTCCAAAGTTATCGCCATTGATACAGACTCCGTGTTGAACTCTAGAATCACGTATCAGTTCCTGCAGAACACCGACGCTACCTTATTTAGTCTGGACCAATATAACGGCGAGATTCGGACCATGAGGATGTTCAGTTACAGAGATGCGCGTCACCAGCGCCTGGTGGTGATAGCAAAAGACAATGGAGAACCCGGTCTATCTGCCACAGTCACAATCAAACTCTCAACTGTGGAAACAGCCCTGAAATCCTACTCTGACTTGACTGAGGTGCCTTTGGAATATGACATATTTTTGGACTTGAATCTTTATTTGGTGATTGGACTGGGCTCAGTGTCATTTCTGTTACTGATCACCATACTGGTCACCATCGTGCTGAAGTGCCAGAAACCCAAACACAGCAAAGCAGCTCCTCCCAGTAGGAACAGTGTGGCCAGTGACAGGAACTCAGCCTTCGCAGATTCAACACTCGTCTCCAATGACGCATACTGGTACAGTATGTTCCTAGCGGAGACGCGTAAAGGGAAACTGGTTGTGAGACAGCCAGTTCCAAAAGGGTCGAGGTACGTTGTGTCCAGCCTACCGAGAAGCACGGGCCTGTCCGAACCCACTGACTCAGCAGCCTCTACACTTCAG TACTCAAAATGA